A genomic stretch from Sulfurihydrogenibium azorense Az-Fu1 includes:
- a CDS encoding ATP-binding protein — protein sequence MRFINREEELQILEQEYKKDTSSFVVIYGRRRTGKTTLIEKFIENKEAVYFLATLQNEKLQIESFKNVVSEVLNDDLLKSLTVENWETIFKYIATKVQKKLIIVIDEFQYLAQVNSSIPSIFQSIWDNLLKNKNLMLILCGSLIGLMYKTTLGYTSPLYGRRTAQIKLKPMNFKNFKKFFKSLDNLKLLEFYSVIGGIPRYIEIFDETLDVFENIRRNVLHKNSYLYEEPKFILKEEIKDPITYFSILQVISQGEHKIGKIASKLGMQTQNLTSFIEKLIELDILERKVPITEENPEKSKKGLYFIKDNFFNFWFKYVFPYQNYLETGKYDYVLDKIKSDFHVFESFTFEEIVLEYIYDLDIPFHIYKAGKWWDKDTEIDVVAVGEDSILFGECKYWDSLVGVNVLHQLKEKAKKVDWKKDKRKEYYAVFSKIGFTKELIDLAKKDKSILLFNFQEF from the coding sequence TTGAGATTTATAAATAGAGAAGAAGAACTTCAAATTCTTGAGCAAGAGTATAAAAAGGATACTTCATCTTTTGTTGTAATCTACGGTAGAAGAAGAACAGGGAAAACCACCCTTATAGAAAAGTTTATAGAGAATAAAGAAGCTGTATATTTTTTAGCAACTTTACAAAACGAAAAACTACAGATAGAGAGTTTTAAAAATGTAGTATCAGAAGTTTTAAATGATGATTTACTTAAAAGTTTAACAGTAGAGAACTGGGAAACGATCTTTAAGTATATCGCAACCAAGGTACAAAAAAAGTTAATAATAGTGATAGATGAATTTCAGTATTTAGCACAAGTAAACAGCAGTATACCATCTATATTCCAAAGTATATGGGATAACTTACTGAAAAACAAAAATCTAATGCTTATTTTATGTGGATCTTTGATAGGTTTGATGTATAAAACTACTCTTGGATACACAAGCCCTCTCTACGGAAGAAGAACAGCTCAAATAAAATTAAAGCCTATGAACTTTAAAAACTTTAAAAAATTTTTCAAAAGCTTAGATAACTTAAAACTTTTAGAATTTTACAGTGTAATAGGAGGAATTCCAAGATATATAGAGATTTTTGACGAAACTTTAGATGTGTTTGAAAATATAAGAAGGAATGTTCTACATAAAAACAGCTACCTTTATGAAGAACCTAAATTTATCTTGAAAGAGGAGATAAAAGACCCAATTACATACTTTTCTATACTTCAAGTTATATCACAGGGAGAACACAAAATAGGAAAAATAGCATCAAAATTGGGAATGCAAACCCAGAATTTAACATCCTTTATAGAAAAACTTATAGAGCTTGATATTTTAGAGAGAAAAGTTCCCATAACAGAAGAAAATCCGGAAAAAAGTAAAAAAGGTTTGTACTTTATAAAAGATAACTTTTTTAACTTTTGGTTTAAGTATGTATTTCCATATCAGAACTATTTAGAAACAGGTAAGTATGATTACGTTTTAGATAAAATAAAATCAGACTTCCATGTTTTTGAGTCTTTTACCTTTGAAGAGATTGTTTTAGAGTACATTTACGATTTAGATATTCCATTTCACATATATAAAGCTGGTAAATGGTGGGATAAAGATACAGAGATTGATGTAGTTGCAGTAGGAGAGGATAGTATCCTTTTTGGAGAGTGTAAATACTGGGACTCTTTGGTAGGAGTAAACGTTTTACATCAGCTTAAAGAAAAGGCTAAAAAAGTAGATTGGAAAAAGGATAAAAGAAAAGAGTACTACGCTGTATTTTCCAAAATTGGGTTTACAAAAGAACTCATAGACTTGGCTAAAAAGGATAAAAGTATCCTTCTATTTAATTTTCAAGAGTTTTAA
- a CDS encoding metallophosphoesterase family protein: MRFLHLSDTHLGYHQYGLVERSKDYFDAFMSVVDVAIENKVDFIIHTGDFFHTHRPSNQTLLEGIEIVRRLNDHNIPIFTVAGNHDRGSGVRDTTALEILKHIGLKVLDAGVDDSLGVNIFGLKYISPIFIKRNLKLEEILEKLYDKTQSKNNFNILMLHLEFEPFFNSGLKLEHYLPEGMYNYVGIGHYHQRQEPINLNGSTVVYSGSTEYTQFNEKTYTEKGCYVVEVENGSSRAEFVPIKNRMFLSYSFDDETLMDVIKSIKELELPTDKKPILFLKGKTKKFLTNKEVLEILQKEALMDRFLHVSCDVVNQSKKILDFQVIQEEDKSTTIKEKLKELLEEDELLIKVEKVLEEIKAFENLKDFEDYIESHQEFLEL, encoded by the coding sequence ATGAGATTCTTACACTTAAGTGATACCCATCTTGGGTATCACCAATACGGCTTAGTAGAAAGGTCAAAAGACTACTTTGACGCTTTTATGTCAGTTGTAGATGTTGCTATTGAGAACAAAGTAGATTTTATTATCCATACTGGAGACTTTTTCCACACCCACAGACCATCAAATCAAACCCTACTTGAAGGTATAGAGATTGTAAGAAGATTAAACGACCACAATATACCTATATTCACAGTGGCAGGAAACCACGATAGAGGAAGCGGAGTAAGGGATACAACAGCTTTAGAAATATTAAAACACATAGGATTAAAAGTGTTAGATGCCGGAGTAGATGACTCCCTTGGAGTAAACATCTTTGGACTAAAGTACATATCTCCTATATTCATCAAGAGAAATCTTAAACTTGAAGAGATACTTGAAAAACTTTACGACAAAACCCAAAGCAAAAACAACTTTAACATCTTAATGCTACATTTAGAATTTGAACCATTTTTCAACTCTGGGTTAAAGTTAGAACATTATCTACCAGAAGGAATGTACAACTATGTAGGTATAGGACATTATCATCAAAGACAAGAGCCTATAAATCTTAACGGGTCAACTGTTGTTTACAGTGGTTCTACAGAGTACACACAGTTTAACGAAAAAACATATACGGAAAAAGGCTGTTATGTTGTAGAAGTAGAAAACGGAAGCAGTAGAGCTGAGTTTGTACCTATAAAAAATAGAATGTTTTTAAGCTACTCTTTTGATGATGAGACATTAATGGATGTTATTAAATCTATTAAGGAGTTAGAGTTACCTACAGATAAAAAACCAATCTTATTTTTAAAAGGAAAGACTAAAAAATTTTTAACAAACAAAGAAGTTTTAGAAATATTACAAAAAGAAGCTTTAATGGACAGGTTTTTACATGTAAGTTGTGATGTTGTAAATCAATCAAAAAAAATCCTTGACTTTCAAGTTATCCAAGAAGAAGATAAATCAACTACAATCAAAGAGAAATTAAAAGAACTTTTAGAAGAAGACGAATTACTTATTAAAGTAGAAAAAGTTTTAGAGGAAATAAAAGCTTTTGAAAACCTTAAAGATTTTGAGGATTATATAGAAAGCCATCAAGAGTTTCTTGAACTTTAA
- a CDS encoding YgaP family membrane protein — protein MTPMRIQRIMMGIILITGLLLDLNGVEWGKYLIWFVALMALFAGITGFCPSDTVLKKITGKETMCG, from the coding sequence ATGACACCAATGAGAATACAAAGAATAATGATGGGTATAATCCTTATTACCGGGTTACTACTTGACCTAAACGGTGTTGAGTGGGGTAAGTACCTAATCTGGTTTGTTGCTTTAATGGCTTTATTTGCAGGTATAACTGGTTTTTGCCCATCTGATACTGTACTTAAGAAGATAACTGGTAAGGAAACTATGTGCGGATGA
- a CDS encoding Rpn family recombination-promoting nuclease/putative transposase, which yields MAFDCKIKDEDGNTTDGQIYIVFEHKSYPDKHTPSQIAFYKAVMMEEDERLSRPYRPVIPIVFYHGEKPWNIPTKIPQLKNIKENLRDYIHSLSYILFDTSKVEDTFLVDKLYANACLMSAIYTMKNIFKDLQSLKPILEKLILADVKDCLYIIIDYTVIIKKDLETIEKVLEEIGGEEKMMTLTEKWKMEGLKKGMEEGLKKGIEQGLQQGLQQGLVEGLRQSIFDAVELKFGYVEDALKEKISRISDVDLLKEIHRKIILAKSLNDIII from the coding sequence ATTGCCTTTGACTGTAAAATAAAAGATGAAGATGGAAATACAACTGACGGACAGATATACATAGTCTTTGAACATAAATCTTACCCAGACAAACACACACCTTCTCAAATAGCATTTTATAAAGCCGTAATGATGGAAGAAGATGAGAGACTATCGAGACCATACAGACCTGTTATACCAATAGTTTTCTACCATGGAGAAAAACCTTGGAACATACCTACAAAAATTCCTCAGCTAAAGAATATAAAAGAGAATCTAAGAGATTATATCCACTCTTTAAGTTATATACTTTTTGACACATCTAAAGTAGAAGATACATTTTTAGTTGATAAGTTATATGCAAACGCCTGTTTAATGTCAGCCATTTACACAATGAAGAATATATTTAAAGATTTACAGAGTTTAAAACCAATATTAGAAAAACTTATCCTTGCAGATGTAAAAGACTGTCTTTATATTATTATTGATTACACTGTAATAATCAAAAAAGATTTAGAAACGATAGAGAAAGTGTTAGAAGAGATAGGAGGTGAAGAGAAGATGATGACATTAACAGAAAAATGGAAGATGGAAGGATTAAAAAAGGGTATGGAAGAAGGATTAAAGAAGGGTATAGAACAAGGACTACAACAAGGCCTACAACAAGGTTTAGTGGAAGGCTTAAGACAGAGCATATTTGATGCTGTAGAGCTGAAATTTGGTTATGTGGAAGATGCTTTAAAAGAAAAAATAAGTCGAATATCTGATGTTGACCTGTTAAAAGAAATACATAGAAAAATCATTCTTGCAAAAAGTTTAAATGATATAATCATATAA
- a CDS encoding Rpn family recombination-promoting nuclease/putative transposase, with protein sequence MSIEKSPHDWLFKMIFSQEQNVKSFLEIFLPQVYQIILPNSLKLSDTEKLSKKYKKFFLILPLTVK encoded by the coding sequence ATGTCAATAGAAAAATCACCCCACGACTGGCTGTTTAAAATGATATTCTCCCAAGAACAAAACGTTAAATCATTCTTAGAAATATTCCTCCCTCAAGTCTATCAAATAATCCTCCCAAACTCCCTAAAACTCTCAGACACAGAAAAACTATCTAAAAAGTATAAAAAGTTTTTCTTGATATTGCCTTTGACTGTAAAATAA
- the mutS gene encoding DNA mismatch repair protein MutS yields the protein MENLTPMVAQYHKIKAQYQDCLLLYRLGDFYELFYEDAVIGSKELNIVLTKKKISKDKDIPMCGIPYHSADSYITRLVSKGYKVAICEQLEDASKAKGVVKRDVIRVITPGTYFDNEKIKSGLAAVYKKSDKYAIAFLDLATGEFYATVLNKEDLISFISKFSPKEILTPPQTDISFLNQEYKGFFHYSLPEYFFEKDYQQEFLNHFKTKSITSFGFNHFEEELIIRPLSAVFNYAKITQKSFLPYISPPKPYREDKYMKLDYSTIKHLELVSSQEHNPSLLSVINKAITGMGKRKIKFMLLHPLLNIQEIKDRQDAIEELTQNHTLREEIRQHLDKVYDIERLVAKITSNTLTPKDMVALRESLKKVKDIKKLSPKSKLLKNIVDSLNPHTQLVDKLERYLEDNPPFHLKEGGLIKKGVDERLDELKSLKENAEEIIRQYQEQEREKTKISSLKIGFNKVMGYYIEITKPNLKLVPPYYKRKQTLSNAERFTTDYLQQLEDKILSADEKIKALEYEIFTQVREEVVNHSFEIEETARLLGYLDALAGLAQVAVEKSWIRPQIHNGYHLFIEEGYHPTVANFSKDFVPNSVYFDENRFFHIITGPNMSGKSTYIRQVALLTILSQIGSFIPASSAQISVVDAVYTRIGSGDNLAKGLSTFMVEMLEVANILNNATKNSLIVLDEVGRGTSTYDGIAIAWAVSEYISKNIKAKTLFSTHYHELTQLESQLRGVKNFYLSIKEDQNGEIRFLYKVMEGFVDKSYGIHVAQLAGLPKSVIERAKEILLDLENKKSENKEEIYQQLLFSQLNQPEQEYKSDKNDQLLNFIEEIDIATTTPLQALMILSELKNMVKNLKS from the coding sequence ATGGAAAATTTAACTCCAATGGTTGCACAGTACCATAAGATTAAAGCTCAGTATCAGGACTGTCTTTTACTTTATAGACTAGGAGATTTTTATGAACTTTTTTATGAAGATGCAGTTATAGGCTCTAAAGAGTTAAATATTGTCCTTACTAAAAAGAAAATAAGTAAAGATAAAGATATTCCTATGTGTGGTATTCCTTACCACTCTGCTGACAGTTATATCACAAGGCTTGTATCAAAAGGTTATAAAGTTGCCATATGTGAACAACTTGAAGATGCATCTAAAGCAAAAGGAGTAGTAAAGAGAGATGTTATAAGGGTAATAACACCGGGAACATACTTTGACAACGAAAAAATAAAATCAGGACTGGCAGCTGTATATAAAAAGTCTGATAAATACGCTATAGCCTTTCTTGACCTTGCAACAGGAGAGTTTTACGCAACTGTTTTAAACAAAGAAGATTTAATCTCTTTTATAAGTAAATTCTCACCAAAGGAAATACTAACTCCTCCCCAAACAGATATATCATTTTTAAATCAAGAGTATAAAGGATTTTTCCACTATAGTCTACCAGAGTACTTTTTTGAAAAAGATTATCAACAAGAGTTTTTAAATCACTTTAAAACAAAAAGTATAACATCTTTTGGTTTTAATCACTTTGAAGAAGAGTTAATCATAAGACCTCTATCAGCTGTGTTTAACTATGCAAAAATAACACAAAAATCATTCCTGCCTTACATCTCACCACCTAAACCTTATAGAGAAGATAAGTATATGAAACTAGACTACTCAACTATAAAACATCTTGAACTAGTATCATCACAAGAACACAACCCATCTTTACTTTCTGTTATAAATAAAGCCATAACCGGAATGGGAAAAAGGAAGATTAAATTTATGCTTTTACACCCACTTTTAAATATACAAGAGATAAAGGATCGTCAAGATGCTATTGAAGAACTTACCCAAAACCACACACTAAGAGAAGAGATTAGACAACATTTAGATAAAGTTTACGATATTGAAAGACTTGTAGCAAAGATAACTTCAAACACCTTAACACCTAAGGATATGGTTGCCTTAAGAGAATCTTTAAAGAAAGTAAAAGATATAAAGAAACTCAGTCCAAAGTCAAAACTTCTAAAAAATATTGTAGACAGTCTAAACCCTCATACTCAGCTAGTGGATAAGTTAGAAAGATACTTGGAAGACAACCCACCATTTCATCTCAAAGAAGGTGGTTTGATTAAAAAAGGAGTAGATGAAAGGTTAGACGAGCTTAAATCTTTAAAAGAAAATGCAGAAGAGATTATCCGTCAGTATCAAGAACAAGAAAGGGAAAAAACTAAAATATCAAGTCTTAAGATAGGATTTAACAAAGTTATGGGATACTACATAGAAATAACAAAACCAAACCTAAAACTTGTACCTCCTTATTACAAAAGAAAACAAACACTATCAAATGCAGAAAGATTTACAACTGACTACCTTCAACAGTTAGAAGACAAAATACTTTCTGCAGATGAAAAGATAAAAGCTCTTGAGTATGAGATTTTCACCCAAGTAAGGGAAGAAGTGGTAAATCACTCTTTTGAGATAGAAGAGACGGCAAGACTTTTAGGGTATTTAGATGCTTTAGCAGGTTTGGCTCAAGTTGCTGTTGAGAAAAGTTGGATAAGACCCCAAATCCACAATGGCTACCATCTCTTTATAGAAGAAGGGTATCACCCTACAGTAGCCAACTTTTCAAAAGACTTTGTTCCAAACAGTGTTTACTTTGATGAAAACAGATTTTTCCATATAATAACAGGACCAAATATGTCTGGAAAAAGTACATACATAAGACAAGTTGCACTTCTTACAATACTGTCTCAAATAGGCTCATTTATCCCAGCTTCATCTGCCCAGATTAGTGTAGTTGATGCAGTTTATACAAGGATAGGGTCAGGAGACAACCTTGCGAAAGGCTTATCTACCTTTATGGTTGAAATGCTTGAAGTAGCAAATATACTAAACAACGCTACAAAAAACAGTCTTATAGTCCTTGACGAAGTAGGAAGAGGAACAAGTACTTACGATGGGATAGCTATAGCTTGGGCTGTTTCAGAGTATATATCAAAAAACATCAAAGCAAAAACCCTCTTTTCAACCCACTACCACGAACTTACACAACTTGAAAGTCAGCTGCGGGGTGTAAAAAACTTTTACTTATCAATAAAAGAAGACCAAAACGGAGAGATTAGATTTTTATACAAAGTAATGGAAGGATTTGTAGATAAAAGTTATGGTATACACGTTGCTCAGCTTGCAGGTCTGCCAAAGTCAGTTATAGAAAGAGCAAAAGAGATACTTTTAGACCTTGAAAATAAAAAATCAGAAAACAAAGAAGAAATCTATCAGCAGCTGCTGTTTAGCCAACTAAATCAACCAGAACAGGAATACAAGTCTGATAAAAACGACCAACTCCTAAACTTTATAGAAGAGATAGACATAGCAACAACTACACCACTCCAAGCATTGATGATACTCAGTGAGCTGAAAAATATGGTTAAAAATCTAAAAAGTTAA